From the Lathyrus oleraceus cultivar Zhongwan6 chromosome 4, CAAS_Psat_ZW6_1.0, whole genome shotgun sequence genome, one window contains:
- the LOC127138066 gene encoding uncharacterized protein LOC127138066, with the protein MDKLVNEMKSNGDDIKEKDVVEKIMRIFSTRFDYVVAAIEEGKDVTTMTLNDLQASLESREMRMHERSSDTFEQALKSQTNVRNEGLVQRRANHFQRGHSSKDTGCSNHLSGNKELFSNLDQSFCSIVKLSDNSKLQVLGKGKISIRLKDGSLNYISDIFYVPSICQNLLSIEQLAEKGYDLNFNKRGCTINDVEICLIEKTSMSRNCLFPMKIKYDANMCYKVVAIDDNWFWHMRLRHFNL; encoded by the exons ATGGACAAACTAGTCAATGAAATGAAATCCAACGGTGATGACATAAAGGAGAAAGATGTTGTGGAGAAAATTATGCGCATTTTTTCAACTCGTTTTGATTATGTAGTAGCAGCAATTGAAGAAGGAAAAGATGTCACCACAATGACTTTAAATGATTTGCAAGCATCTTTGGAGTCACGTGAGATGCGGATGCACGAGAGATCAAGTGACACATTTGAGCAAGCTttaaaatctcaaacaaatgtGAGAAATGAGGGACTTGTGCAAAGAAGGGCAAACCACTTTCAAAGAGGACATAGTTCCAAAG ATACTGGTTGCAGTAACCATTTAAGTGGGAATAAGGAACTATTTAGTAACTTAGATCAAAGTTTCTGCAGCATAGTCAAGCTCAGTGATAATTCAAAGCTTCAAGTTTTAGGAAAAGGAAAGATCTCCATCAGATTGAAGGATGGATCTTTGAATTATATTTCTGATATATTCTATGTACCTAGTATATGTCAGAATCTCTTAAGCATTGAACAACTTGCTGAGAAAGGCTATGATTTAAACTTCAACAAAAGAGGTTGTACTATCAATGATGTTGAGATATGCCTCATAGAAAAGACAAGCATGTCAAGGAATTGTCTATTTCCAATGAAAATCAAGTACGATGCTAATATGTGTTACAAAGTTGTAGCTATTGATGATAATTGGTTTTGGCACATGCGTCTTAGACACTTCAACCTTTAA